The Kocuria sp. TGY1127_2 genome includes a window with the following:
- a CDS encoding carboxylesterase family protein produces the protein MTDTSNGTALPLTRKAEQPSAQAGENLPGPWDSVSSPAGTFLTTRVGGVVKAWGIRYARAERFGAPIPYVYNEPFTADTPSPACPQRCEETDVETQRLGFDEHCQRLSITRPENRRSGLPVMIWIHGGSYIGGAGDLPHYDPTVMVQEQDLVVVNVTYRLGLFGYLGDGRTREANPGLLDQVEAVKWVHRNIEAFGGDPERITIAGQSAGGHACWDLLMVPEIQGMIKRAIPQSAPLGIVHGRRRAWSAITPGPEKTGRMRQATTTELAEAESVINRKAALRGRASLMPFSSRYGQRPLPQERDLKGRWKQLAGKVDVLMGTTARESALFTGRVPPLKFLMGLRWGRKGLVEPVVRATTQLIYAADNAIWTQRLANAGGQAGLYRFVFGKPDEALSCCHVSELPLLFPGTAWTESEENAGAGVTGPTMMATYDPEAFDEAGRALRAVWAGFVRDGFASKDVHEIPGVLELLPPHKPRKNQQRS, from the coding sequence ATGACGGATACCAGCAACGGAACTGCTCTCCCCCTCACTCGGAAGGCCGAACAGCCATCGGCCCAAGCTGGGGAGAACCTCCCCGGACCGTGGGATTCAGTGAGTTCACCGGCAGGAACGTTCCTCACCACCCGTGTGGGCGGCGTCGTGAAGGCATGGGGCATTCGATACGCTCGAGCCGAACGCTTCGGAGCGCCGATCCCCTACGTCTACAACGAGCCATTCACCGCAGATACGCCGTCCCCGGCGTGCCCTCAGAGATGTGAAGAAACCGATGTGGAAACGCAGAGGCTCGGTTTTGACGAGCACTGCCAACGACTGAGCATCACCAGGCCGGAAAATCGCCGCTCAGGATTGCCCGTCATGATCTGGATCCACGGCGGCTCGTATATCGGCGGCGCGGGGGATCTGCCCCATTACGACCCCACGGTCATGGTCCAGGAACAGGACCTCGTGGTCGTGAACGTAACCTACCGTTTGGGCCTCTTCGGATACCTCGGCGACGGCCGGACGCGCGAGGCCAACCCCGGCCTGTTGGACCAGGTCGAGGCCGTCAAATGGGTGCACAGAAACATCGAGGCATTCGGTGGAGACCCGGAGCGCATCACGATCGCGGGGCAGTCCGCCGGTGGCCACGCATGCTGGGACCTGTTGATGGTTCCCGAGATCCAGGGCATGATCAAGCGCGCGATCCCGCAGAGCGCGCCCCTAGGAATCGTGCACGGACGACGGCGCGCATGGAGCGCCATCACCCCCGGGCCGGAGAAAACCGGGCGCATGCGGCAGGCCACGACCACGGAATTGGCGGAGGCCGAATCGGTCATTAACCGGAAAGCCGCACTCCGCGGCCGTGCGTCCCTCATGCCCTTTTCGTCGCGGTACGGGCAACGCCCGCTGCCGCAAGAACGGGACCTCAAAGGCCGCTGGAAACAACTTGCGGGAAAGGTCGACGTCCTCATGGGCACAACGGCTCGCGAATCGGCTCTCTTCACCGGCAGGGTGCCACCCCTGAAATTCCTGATGGGGCTTCGCTGGGGCAGGAAAGGCCTCGTCGAACCCGTGGTCCGCGCGACCACGCAGCTGATTTACGCCGCTGACAATGCGATATGGACTCAACGCCTGGCCAACGCCGGGGGCCAGGCCGGACTCTACCGTTTCGTCTTCGGAAAGCCGGACGAAGCCCTCTCCTGTTGTCATGTCTCCGAGTTGCCACTGCTGTTCCCCGGCACGGCCTGGACGGAGAGCGAGGAGAATGCAGGCGCCGGAGTCACCGGCCCGACCATGATGGCAACCTACGATCCGGAAGCTTTCGACGAAGCCGGTCGCGCCCTTCGCGCAGTCTGGGCCGGATTCGTGCGAGACGGTTTCGCATCGAAGGATGTTCACGAAATCCCGGGGGTCCTGGAGCTGCTGCCGCCTCACAAACCACGCAAGAATCAGCAAAGGAGCTAA
- a CDS encoding ChaB family protein, producing the protein MPKTNQNGQPIRSELPDTIKKSDQKAQDTFAETYDSAMDQYGDARRAAQTAYAQLKHTHEKVGDKWQEKKQYGDSDERAESSRRGMGETAGGVDANASKEHLYNKAQELGIDGRSNMNKDELVKALEKESQRRTSGSSQ; encoded by the coding sequence ATGCCCAAGACCAATCAGAATGGACAACCGATCCGGAGCGAACTTCCGGACACCATCAAGAAGTCGGATCAAAAAGCCCAGGATACATTTGCTGAGACTTACGATTCGGCGATGGACCAATACGGCGATGCCCGGCGCGCCGCCCAAACCGCTTATGCGCAGCTCAAGCACACGCACGAGAAGGTCGGCGACAAGTGGCAGGAGAAGAAGCAGTACGGCGACTCCGACGAACGCGCGGAGTCCTCGCGGCGCGGCATGGGCGAAACGGCCGGGGGTGTGGACGCCAACGCATCCAAGGAACACCTGTACAACAAGGCTCAGGAACTCGGCATCGACGGTCGTTCCAATATGAACAAAGACGAACTCGTCAAAGCGCTCGAGAAGGAGAGCCAGCGCAGAACCTCGGGGTCGTCGCAATAG